A portion of the Pseudarthrobacter defluvii genome contains these proteins:
- a CDS encoding F0F1 ATP synthase subunit epsilon, translating into MAELEVEIVAADHFVWSGAAKMVKARTSDGEIGILPGHSPLLAILAEGELAIQPVSGDRIAVDVDGGFFSVDNNRVVIVADNAQLGGSATAGIR; encoded by the coding sequence ATGGCTGAGCTTGAGGTTGAGATTGTCGCAGCGGACCACTTTGTGTGGTCCGGAGCGGCCAAGATGGTCAAGGCCCGCACCAGCGATGGTGAAATCGGAATCCTGCCCGGCCACTCGCCCCTGCTGGCGATCCTGGCCGAGGGTGAACTGGCAATCCAGCCGGTTTCCGGGGACCGTATTGCGGTGGACGTCGACGGCGGGTTCTTCTCCGTCGACAACAACCGCGTGGTGATCGTTGCTGACAACGCCCAGTTGGGCGGCTCGGCTACCGCTGGGATCCGCTAG
- the atpD gene encoding F0F1 ATP synthase subunit beta — protein MTATATERVAATAGATGRIARVIGPVVDVEFPADAIPSIYNALTTEITLNGETKTITFETSQHLGDNLVRAISLQATDGLVRGTSVVDTGAPISVPVGDGVKGHIFNVLGQPLDVAESELDVSERWPIHRKAPSFASLEGSTEMLETGIKVIDLLTPYIKGGKIGLFGGAGVGKTVLIQEMITRVARNFGGTSVFAGVGERTREGNDLWVEMEEAGVLKDTALVFGQMDEPPGTRLRVALSALTMAEYFRDVQNQDVLLFIDNIFRFTQAGSEVSTLLGRMPSAVGYQPNLADEMGLLQERITSTKGHSITSMQAIYVPADDYTDPAPATTFAHLDATTELSREIASRGLYPAVDPLTSTSRILDPQYIGKDHYNTAVRVKQILQKNKELQDIIAILGVDELSEEDKIVVSRARRIQQFLSQNTYTAKQFTGVEGSTVSIKDTVEGFAAICDGELDHIAEQAFFNVGGLDDVERQWAKIQEQTK, from the coding sequence ATGACTGCCACTGCTACCGAACGCGTAGCCGCAACGGCCGGTGCCACCGGCCGTATTGCGCGCGTAATCGGCCCGGTTGTCGACGTCGAATTCCCGGCTGACGCAATCCCGTCGATCTACAACGCCCTCACCACCGAGATTACTCTCAACGGTGAGACCAAGACCATCACGTTCGAGACCTCCCAGCACCTGGGTGACAACCTCGTCCGCGCCATCTCCCTGCAGGCAACCGACGGCCTTGTCCGCGGCACCTCCGTGGTGGACACCGGCGCCCCCATCTCCGTTCCCGTCGGCGACGGCGTCAAGGGCCACATCTTCAACGTGCTGGGCCAGCCCCTGGACGTTGCCGAGTCGGAGCTGGATGTCAGCGAACGCTGGCCCATCCACCGCAAGGCTCCCAGCTTCGCTTCGCTGGAAGGCTCCACCGAGATGCTGGAGACCGGCATCAAGGTCATCGACCTCCTCACCCCGTACATCAAGGGTGGAAAGATCGGCCTCTTCGGCGGCGCCGGCGTAGGCAAGACCGTTCTGATCCAGGAAATGATCACCCGTGTTGCCCGCAACTTCGGTGGTACTTCCGTGTTCGCCGGTGTTGGCGAGCGTACCCGCGAGGGCAACGACCTCTGGGTTGAGATGGAAGAGGCAGGCGTCCTCAAGGACACCGCCCTTGTCTTCGGCCAGATGGATGAGCCGCCGGGAACGCGCCTCCGCGTGGCCCTGTCCGCGCTGACCATGGCAGAGTACTTCCGCGATGTGCAGAACCAGGACGTGCTGCTCTTCATCGACAACATCTTCCGGTTCACCCAGGCAGGTTCCGAGGTTTCCACCCTCCTCGGCCGTATGCCTTCGGCCGTGGGCTACCAGCCCAACCTGGCGGACGAGATGGGCCTCCTGCAGGAGCGCATCACCTCCACCAAGGGCCACTCCATCACCTCGATGCAGGCCATCTACGTTCCCGCAGATGACTACACCGACCCCGCGCCGGCCACCACCTTCGCGCACCTGGATGCCACCACGGAACTTTCCCGTGAAATCGCCTCCCGTGGCCTGTACCCGGCCGTCGACCCGCTGACGTCCACCTCCCGCATCCTGGACCCCCAGTACATCGGCAAGGACCACTACAACACGGCCGTCCGTGTGAAGCAGATCCTGCAGAAGAACAAGGAACTCCAGGACATCATCGCCATCCTCGGTGTCGATGAACTCTCCGAAGAAGACAAGATCGTCGTGTCGCGTGCACGCCGCATCCAGCAGTTCCTCTCGCAGAACACCTACACCGCAAAGCAGTTCACCGGTGTTGAAGGCTCCACGGTTTCCATCAAGGACACCGTTGAAGGCTTCGCGGCGATCTGCGACGGCGAACTCGACCACATCGCGGAGCAGGCGTTCTTCAACGTCGGCGGCCTCGACGACGTCGAGCGCCAGTGGGCCAAGATCCAGGAACAGACCAAGTAA
- a CDS encoding DUF2550 domain-containing protein, giving the protein MDAPGISFIALAIAFGLLIFALCLSGVRRFNLRRALGTVDASICVAGNSWQMGVCRYQDNDLEWFRLISLSVRPKYTFKRSSLELLGRRKPTEAEAVKVQPDVVIVELRYEGQDLHLAMKFDAYTGLSSWLEAGPVIGVGTWR; this is encoded by the coding sequence ATGGACGCACCGGGTATTTCGTTCATCGCACTGGCAATCGCGTTCGGATTGCTGATTTTTGCACTGTGCCTTTCGGGGGTACGCCGCTTCAACTTGCGGCGTGCCCTCGGCACGGTGGACGCCTCCATTTGCGTAGCTGGAAACAGCTGGCAGATGGGGGTTTGTCGTTATCAGGACAATGACCTCGAGTGGTTCAGGCTCATCTCCTTGAGCGTCCGCCCCAAGTACACATTTAAACGCAGCTCACTGGAGCTGCTGGGCCGCCGGAAGCCTACCGAAGCGGAGGCGGTGAAGGTCCAGCCGGACGTGGTGATCGTCGAACTCCGCTACGAGGGGCAGGACCTGCACCTGGCCATGAAGTTCGACGCCTACACGGGACTGTCATCCTGGCTGGAAGCAGGTCCTGTCATTGGCGTGGGGACCTGGCGCTAG
- a CDS encoding AI-2E family transporter produces MTDKTDPSSAAAANPGEPKGPAPAPAPPLGMAATARRRGTAAAALGQVVRRLRQPLPGAQPRLRFEMPPEYTGQVPEAEHGGDEEPQFGHPGPRMSPQHPLYMGFMGTVGVGLALLVYWIGSHTTQLLLWIVAALFIALGLEPVVGWLENRKIPRPAGILVSVAVLMGAVVGFFATLIPTIVEQVSEIVRQAPDWMHNFMDSDFFRSLDDQFGVRDRITEEVNKFVNDPAAMGGIFGGVLGFGSTVANGLFGALIVLVLSLYFLAALPAMKKWGYRLAPRSRRKRVAALSEEITRSVGNYVIGQACVALLNATFAFVVMSIVGVPFALLLAFVVVLLAFIPLVGGMIAGIVVTLVSLTEGWQVAAIYAICYFAYLQFEAYFISPRIMQKAVAVPGAVAVISVIAGGSLLGVLGALIAIPTAAAVLLLVREIYIVRQDQH; encoded by the coding sequence GTGACTGACAAGACGGACCCGTCCTCGGCGGCAGCCGCAAATCCCGGGGAACCCAAGGGCCCTGCCCCCGCTCCGGCGCCTCCCCTCGGCATGGCGGCAACCGCCCGCCGCAGGGGTACTGCCGCGGCCGCCCTTGGCCAGGTGGTCCGCCGGCTTCGGCAGCCCCTGCCCGGGGCGCAGCCCAGGCTCCGGTTCGAGATGCCCCCCGAATACACGGGGCAGGTTCCGGAGGCGGAGCACGGCGGTGACGAGGAGCCGCAGTTCGGCCACCCCGGTCCACGCATGTCACCGCAGCATCCGCTGTACATGGGCTTCATGGGGACTGTCGGCGTGGGCCTGGCACTGCTGGTCTACTGGATCGGCTCCCACACCACCCAGCTGCTGCTGTGGATCGTGGCGGCGCTGTTCATCGCCCTGGGCCTGGAGCCCGTGGTGGGCTGGCTGGAGAACCGTAAGATTCCCCGGCCCGCCGGGATCCTGGTCTCGGTGGCGGTCCTGATGGGCGCCGTCGTCGGATTCTTCGCCACCCTGATTCCCACCATCGTTGAACAGGTCTCGGAAATTGTGCGGCAGGCACCGGACTGGATGCACAACTTCATGGATTCGGATTTCTTCCGCAGCCTCGATGACCAGTTCGGCGTACGGGACCGCATTACCGAGGAGGTCAACAAGTTCGTCAACGACCCCGCCGCGATGGGCGGCATTTTCGGCGGCGTGCTGGGCTTCGGATCCACCGTGGCCAACGGGCTCTTCGGCGCCCTCATCGTCCTGGTACTGAGCCTGTACTTCCTGGCAGCGCTGCCGGCCATGAAGAAGTGGGGCTACCGCCTGGCGCCGCGCTCACGCCGCAAGCGCGTCGCTGCCCTCTCGGAGGAAATCACCCGTTCAGTGGGCAACTACGTGATCGGCCAGGCCTGCGTGGCCCTGCTCAACGCCACCTTCGCCTTCGTGGTGATGTCCATCGTGGGCGTCCCCTTCGCGCTGCTCCTGGCGTTCGTGGTGGTCCTGCTGGCCTTCATCCCGCTGGTGGGCGGCATGATCGCAGGCATCGTGGTGACCCTCGTATCCCTCACGGAGGGCTGGCAGGTGGCAGCCATCTACGCCATCTGCTACTTCGCTTACCTGCAGTTCGAGGCGTACTTCATCTCACCCCGCATCATGCAGAAGGCAGTCGCCGTGCCCGGTGCGGTGGCGGTGATCTCGGTGATCGCCGGCGGCAGCCTCCTAGGCGTCCTCGGGGCCCTGATCGCCATCCCCACCGCCGCCGCCGTCCTGCTGCTGGTCCGGGAAATCTACATCGTCCGGCAGGACCAGCACTAA
- a CDS encoding alpha/beta hydrolase: MTFDPASYQFTQAQGPVPIRASTVLPARRENIELQTEDGHTLVGELALPESGPVKATLITLHPLPTHGGFMDSHVYRKASYRLPALAGIAVLRFNTRGTASPRGTSSGGFEEGIGERHDVEAAVRFAVERGLPNRWLVGWSFGTELALMYGAIEPVAAQIEGAVLLSPPLHRATDKHLQLWAESGKPLTVLVPEHDDFLQPAEATARFSMVPQARVVGVAGAKHLWVGEKYAARVLNDIVAQVSPGQAGAELPQEWDGPTATAGA; this comes from the coding sequence ATGACTTTTGATCCGGCGTCGTACCAGTTCACCCAGGCCCAGGGCCCCGTTCCCATCCGTGCCTCCACGGTCCTGCCTGCCCGGCGCGAGAACATCGAGCTGCAGACCGAGGACGGCCACACCCTGGTGGGGGAGCTGGCGCTGCCCGAATCGGGCCCGGTAAAAGCCACGCTGATCACGCTCCACCCGCTGCCGACGCACGGCGGCTTCATGGATTCCCATGTGTACCGCAAGGCCTCCTACCGGCTGCCGGCGCTGGCCGGCATCGCGGTGCTGCGCTTCAACACCCGCGGTACCGCTTCTCCCCGCGGCACCAGCAGCGGCGGCTTTGAGGAAGGGATCGGCGAACGCCATGACGTGGAGGCGGCGGTCCGTTTCGCCGTCGAACGCGGCCTGCCCAACCGCTGGCTGGTGGGATGGTCCTTCGGCACGGAACTGGCGCTGATGTACGGCGCCATTGAACCCGTGGCGGCCCAGATCGAGGGTGCGGTGCTGTTGTCGCCGCCGCTGCACCGCGCAACGGACAAGCACCTGCAGCTGTGGGCGGAATCGGGCAAGCCGCTCACTGTCCTGGTGCCGGAGCACGATGACTTCCTGCAGCCTGCGGAGGCCACTGCCCGCTTCAGCATGGTGCCGCAGGCCCGGGTGGTGGGCGTGGCCGGGGCCAAGCACCTGTGGGTGGGGGAGAAGTACGCTGCCCGGGTCCTGAACGACATCGTGGCCCAGGTCAGTCCCGGCCAGGCCGGAGCGGAGCTGCCGCAGGAATGGGACGGACCGACGGCGACTGCCGGGGCCTAG
- a CDS encoding bifunctional lysylphosphatidylglycerol flippase/synthetase MprF: MWAAVGRPAVQQTLRTLKSMPFTLGVVVAFLATAALTGSFLDGPPEQLLGLASVSGPGLRGGQWWSLFTSLFFATNPLAYIAASLMMVLLLGLAERKLGWRAAVGLFFGGQFAAVTVFLLVTQLAGYVGDGWLDAMADDNLIGPYAPVLTAGLAASARITLLWQRRLRTVVLSISILLVLYVGHAETVIGLIGALLGLLAGWWIQGDQGRLHRHRSTGRETRNLLALTVAVFAVGPILTGITRAPTGPLALLRDVVLSPMPTLSQLVFNCGATVDASCLETGRAGFAGPFGLALAVVPVILLLICADGMRRGRRLALNIALAIQLAVTALAAVYLALFALVPSRLQGTHATPLSSAFAHVLPLVVVPLLLAVVLWLNRRQFRVQTRPGARRVLGAVVCGTWLALAGSYTVAWFWSGGLARDGGLLGLFAELARQYVPVPIPQHFRRVFPEQDSAEALLFAYSGPVFWLVALVAVWWVLVGRHHGLNFGRQDRDRARDLLHQGGGPLSWMALWEPNTYWFSPDGAGGMAFQQHGTVALTLGGAIGDRGAEQRVTEGFLDYCRSQALVPALYSCDDTMWPALRERGFSRVAVAQETRLALDELEFKGKEWQNVRTALNRAAKLGVHAVWGSYHSLPPALRSRLNEVSEEWAATKSVPEMGFTLGGVDELDDEEVLCCLAVDGNGTVHGVTSWLPVYDGGRLVSRTLDVMRRGSEGFPGVMEFLIASAVLELRDSVDMISLSGSPLASRPDMQPGTGDAVDDTGTADESTEAGATDEGAQNLVRILDLVGHALEPVYGFRSLAAFKSRFKPEYRALYLYYQDPLHLPAIGRALTRAYLPGLSLAQGARLVRKLVT, translated from the coding sequence ATGTGGGCCGCCGTCGGACGCCCTGCGGTGCAGCAGACGCTGCGCACGCTGAAGTCCATGCCGTTCACGCTTGGGGTGGTTGTTGCCTTCCTCGCCACCGCCGCCCTGACCGGAAGCTTCCTGGACGGCCCGCCGGAGCAGCTCCTGGGGCTTGCCTCCGTCAGCGGCCCCGGCCTGCGCGGCGGGCAGTGGTGGTCGCTGTTCACCAGCCTCTTCTTCGCCACCAACCCGCTGGCTTACATCGCGGCGTCGCTGATGATGGTCCTGCTGCTGGGACTTGCCGAGCGCAAGCTGGGCTGGCGGGCCGCCGTCGGTCTGTTCTTCGGCGGCCAGTTCGCGGCCGTCACCGTGTTCCTCCTGGTGACCCAGCTGGCGGGATATGTGGGGGACGGCTGGCTGGACGCCATGGCCGATGACAACCTGATTGGCCCCTACGCCCCGGTGTTGACCGCCGGCCTGGCTGCCAGCGCCCGTATCACCCTGCTGTGGCAGCGCCGGCTCCGCACCGTGGTGCTGTCCATTTCGATCCTCCTGGTTCTTTACGTGGGACATGCCGAGACGGTGATCGGCCTTATCGGCGCGCTCCTTGGCCTCCTGGCCGGCTGGTGGATCCAGGGGGACCAGGGGCGCCTGCACCGCCACCGGTCCACGGGCCGTGAGACCAGGAACCTGTTGGCCCTCACCGTTGCGGTCTTTGCCGTGGGACCGATCCTGACCGGCATTACGCGGGCGCCCACGGGACCGTTGGCCCTGCTGCGCGACGTTGTGCTGAGTCCGATGCCCACCCTCAGCCAGCTGGTGTTCAACTGCGGCGCCACAGTTGACGCGTCCTGCCTGGAAACAGGGCGGGCGGGATTTGCCGGACCGTTCGGTTTGGCGCTGGCGGTGGTGCCGGTCATCCTGCTGCTGATCTGCGCGGACGGCATGCGCCGCGGCCGCCGGCTTGCCCTCAACATCGCCCTGGCCATCCAGTTGGCCGTTACGGCCCTGGCCGCCGTCTACCTTGCCCTGTTCGCCCTTGTCCCGTCCCGCCTGCAGGGCACGCATGCCACGCCGCTGTCCTCGGCCTTCGCGCACGTGCTTCCCCTGGTGGTTGTCCCGCTGCTGCTGGCGGTCGTCCTGTGGCTGAACCGGAGGCAGTTCCGCGTGCAGACCCGTCCCGGCGCCCGGCGCGTGCTCGGTGCCGTGGTCTGCGGAACCTGGCTTGCCCTGGCCGGCTCCTACACCGTGGCCTGGTTCTGGTCCGGGGGACTGGCCCGCGACGGAGGCTTGCTGGGGCTCTTCGCCGAGCTGGCCCGGCAGTACGTTCCGGTGCCCATTCCCCAGCATTTCCGGCGGGTCTTCCCCGAGCAGGACAGCGCAGAAGCCTTGTTGTTCGCCTACTCGGGTCCGGTGTTCTGGCTGGTAGCCCTGGTGGCCGTGTGGTGGGTTCTGGTGGGCCGGCACCACGGCCTCAACTTCGGGCGGCAGGACCGGGACCGCGCCCGGGACCTGCTCCACCAGGGCGGCGGCCCACTGTCATGGATGGCACTCTGGGAGCCCAACACCTACTGGTTCAGCCCCGACGGTGCAGGTGGAATGGCGTTCCAACAGCATGGGACCGTGGCGTTGACCCTGGGCGGTGCGATCGGCGACCGCGGGGCTGAGCAGAGAGTGACCGAGGGATTCCTGGACTACTGCCGCAGCCAGGCACTGGTGCCGGCGCTCTACTCCTGCGACGACACCATGTGGCCGGCGCTCCGGGAACGTGGTTTTTCCCGCGTGGCCGTTGCCCAGGAGACCCGGCTGGCGCTGGATGAGCTCGAGTTCAAGGGCAAAGAGTGGCAGAACGTCCGGACCGCCCTGAACCGCGCGGCGAAGCTGGGCGTCCACGCGGTCTGGGGCTCGTACCACTCGCTGCCGCCGGCGCTGCGGTCGCGGCTGAACGAAGTGTCCGAGGAGTGGGCGGCCACCAAATCGGTTCCGGAAATGGGCTTCACGCTTGGGGGAGTGGACGAGCTCGATGACGAGGAAGTCCTCTGCTGCCTGGCTGTGGACGGCAACGGCACGGTCCACGGCGTGACCAGTTGGCTGCCCGTGTACGACGGCGGGCGGCTGGTCAGCCGGACGCTGGACGTCATGCGCCGCGGCAGCGAGGGATTCCCGGGCGTGATGGAGTTCCTGATCGCCTCGGCTGTCCTCGAGCTACGGGACTCGGTGGACATGATCTCCTTGTCCGGCTCCCCGCTGGCCAGCCGCCCGGACATGCAGCCGGGGACGGGAGACGCCGTGGACGATACGGGGACGGCGGACGAAAGCACGGAAGCGGGCGCCACCGACGAGGGCGCGCAGAACCTCGTCAGGATCCTGGACCTGGTAGGCCACGCGCTTGAACCGGTCTATGGCTTCCGCTCCCTGGCGGCGTTCAAATCGAGATTCAAGCCGGAGTATCGGGCGCTCTACCTGTATTACCAGGACCCGCTGCACCTGCCCGCCATCGGCCGCGCGCTGACCCGGGCCTACCTCCCGGGCCTGTCCCTGGCACAGGGCGCCCGCCTGGTCCGCAAATTGGTCACCTGA
- a CDS encoding cold-shock protein, producing MAQGTVKWFNAEKGFGFITPDDSDGDVFVHYSEIQTGGFKTLDENQRVQFEIGQGAKGPQATGVTVV from the coding sequence ATGGCACAGGGAACCGTCAAGTGGTTCAACGCTGAAAAGGGCTTCGGCTTCATCACCCCGGATGACTCCGATGGCGATGTCTTCGTTCACTACTCCGAAATCCAGACCGGCGGCTTCAAGACCCTCGACGAGAACCAGCGCGTTCAGTTCGAAATCGGCCAGGGCGCCAAGGGCCCCCAGGCCACTGGCGTAACTGTCGTCTAA
- a CDS encoding ATP/GTP-binding protein: MPRSNRPRRPASGRGPVSGKGAGRKSNSDVPELDLERARAGIARRESAPDGEWMVRTMTAKNAEKTYICPECSTAVLPGVAHLVVWKDDHLFGAAAGLAERRHWHTNCWLTRSYRYR; this comes from the coding sequence ATGCCGCGCTCCAACCGTCCCCGCCGTCCCGCTTCCGGCCGGGGGCCCGTTTCCGGCAAGGGCGCAGGGCGGAAAAGCAACAGCGACGTCCCCGAACTGGACCTGGAACGTGCGCGGGCGGGAATAGCCCGCCGGGAAAGCGCCCCGGACGGTGAGTGGATGGTGCGCACCATGACCGCAAAGAACGCCGAGAAGACCTACATCTGCCCGGAGTGCTCCACAGCGGTGCTGCCCGGTGTCGCGCACCTCGTGGTCTGGAAGGACGACCACCTCTTTGGCGCCGCCGCAGGCCTGGCCGAACGCCGGCACTGGCACACCAACTGCTGGCTGACGAGAAGCTACCGCTACCGCTGA
- a CDS encoding alpha/beta hydrolase — protein sequence MDWLLDIRLTDGPLYGTVLVLGMGGAAYLLVPPWRAAMVPVHRVRAWAVRILIAAAAAFALVGTVHWALINIFTIFPEDLPDPVLLWLVPGVAALLLCLLRLPRTSWGGRGGGVLAALLVVLLSAIQINAYFGLNRTVSDLLGTALARIPVLEQDLMRHPGGPDGVPLQGWKPQGELPAGGELRKSTIPGTLSGMNTRDAYIYLPPAYFAANRPALPVLVLVAGQPGGPADWLTGGAIRGHMDSFAAAHGGVSPVVVIPDPNGSQSANTMCMDSRIAKADTYLSQDVPQWIGSTLAVDTNHSHWAIGGFSFGGTCAVQMGTRHPEIYADVLAFSSEAEPAIAKERQKTIDAAFPGTPDEFTRQTPLEIMKHQRFESHGMYLTAGQNDPEFVANLQTLAAAAQGAGFTVQAHVVEHTGHSWDTSSKRFADALQFLGSQWGMQW from the coding sequence GTGGACTGGCTTTTAGACATCCGGCTCACCGACGGTCCACTCTACGGAACCGTGCTGGTATTGGGAATGGGCGGCGCCGCCTATCTCCTGGTGCCACCCTGGCGCGCCGCCATGGTTCCGGTCCATCGCGTCCGGGCTTGGGCTGTCCGCATCCTCATCGCCGCGGCAGCCGCCTTCGCCCTGGTTGGTACGGTGCACTGGGCGCTGATCAACATCTTCACCATCTTCCCCGAGGACCTGCCCGACCCCGTCCTGCTGTGGCTGGTTCCGGGTGTGGCGGCACTGCTCCTGTGCCTGCTCCGGCTGCCCCGGACGAGTTGGGGCGGCCGCGGGGGAGGGGTCCTCGCCGCGCTGCTGGTGGTGCTGCTGTCCGCGATCCAGATCAACGCCTACTTCGGCCTCAACAGGACCGTCAGTGACCTGCTGGGCACGGCACTGGCGCGTATTCCCGTGCTGGAGCAGGACCTCATGCGCCACCCCGGGGGGCCCGACGGCGTGCCGCTGCAGGGCTGGAAGCCGCAGGGGGAGCTGCCTGCCGGAGGCGAACTGCGCAAGTCCACGATTCCAGGAACGTTGTCCGGAATGAACACCCGCGACGCCTACATCTATCTTCCGCCGGCCTACTTTGCAGCCAACCGCCCCGCCCTGCCCGTGCTGGTCCTGGTGGCAGGGCAGCCCGGCGGTCCCGCCGACTGGCTCACCGGCGGCGCAATTCGCGGCCATATGGACTCCTTTGCCGCCGCCCATGGCGGGGTGTCACCGGTGGTGGTCATCCCGGATCCCAATGGCTCGCAGTCCGCCAACACCATGTGCATGGACAGCCGCATCGCCAAAGCGGACACGTACCTTTCACAGGACGTGCCACAGTGGATAGGTTCCACCCTGGCGGTGGACACCAACCACAGCCACTGGGCCATCGGCGGCTTCTCCTTCGGCGGCACCTGCGCGGTGCAAATGGGAACCAGGCATCCTGAGATCTACGCGGACGTGCTGGCCTTCTCCAGCGAAGCGGAGCCGGCAATTGCCAAGGAACGCCAGAAGACCATCGACGCAGCCTTCCCCGGAACCCCCGACGAATTCACCCGGCAGACTCCACTGGAGATTATGAAACACCAACGGTTCGAGTCCCACGGCATGTACCTCACCGCAGGCCAGAACGATCCGGAGTTCGTGGCCAACCTCCAGACGCTTGCCGCGGCAGCGCAGGGCGCCGGCTTCACAGTGCAGGCACACGTGGTGGAGCACACCGGCCACTCCTGGGACACTTCATCCAAGCGCTTTGCCGACGCCCTGCAGTTCCTTGGCAGCCAGTGGGGGATGCAGTGGTGA
- a CDS encoding F0F1 ATP synthase subunit gamma: MGAQIRVYRQKISSTTSMRKIFKAMELIATSRIGKARARVAASLPYANAITRAVSAVASQSEIDHPLTTEPEQIRRAAVLVITSDRGLAGSYSAGVLKQAEGLNELLHAEGKEVKTYLVGRKAQAYFDFRNREYARVWTGGTDAPEFSTAREIGEALLHDFATDFAEGGVDEIHVVYTRFKSMVTQEPTVIRLLPLEVVEEQAASESELLPLYEFEPETERVLDALLPRYIESRLFAAMLQAAASELAARQRAMKSAGDNATELIKKYTRLRNTARQAEITQELSEIVAGADALAS; the protein is encoded by the coding sequence ATGGGAGCCCAGATCCGGGTCTACCGCCAGAAGATCAGCTCGACCACGTCGATGCGCAAGATCTTCAAGGCGATGGAACTGATCGCTACCTCGCGCATCGGGAAGGCCCGTGCGCGCGTAGCAGCTTCACTGCCTTACGCGAACGCGATCACGCGCGCCGTTTCTGCTGTCGCCAGCCAAAGCGAAATCGACCACCCGCTGACCACTGAGCCGGAGCAGATCCGCCGTGCCGCCGTCCTGGTAATCACCTCGGACCGTGGCTTGGCTGGTTCCTACTCTGCCGGTGTCCTCAAGCAGGCGGAAGGTCTCAACGAGCTGCTCCACGCCGAAGGCAAGGAAGTCAAGACCTACCTCGTGGGCCGCAAGGCCCAGGCCTACTTCGATTTCCGGAACCGCGAGTACGCGCGGGTCTGGACCGGAGGAACCGACGCCCCCGAGTTCAGCACCGCCCGTGAAATCGGCGAGGCACTGCTCCACGATTTCGCCACCGATTTCGCTGAGGGCGGCGTGGACGAGATCCACGTTGTGTACACGCGCTTCAAGTCGATGGTTACGCAGGAGCCCACGGTCATCCGCCTCCTGCCGCTGGAGGTAGTGGAAGAGCAAGCCGCCTCCGAATCGGAGCTGCTGCCGCTGTACGAGTTCGAGCCGGAAACCGAGCGGGTCCTTGACGCACTGCTGCCGCGCTACATCGAATCGCGACTGTTTGCCGCGATGCTGCAGGCCGCTGCATCGGAGCTGGCCGCCCGCCAGCGGGCGATGAAGTCGGCAGGCGACAACGCAACGGAACTGATCAAGAAGTACACGCGTCTGCGCAACACGGCCCGCCAGGCCGAAATCACGCAGGAACTCTCCGAGATTGTTGCCGGTGCCGACGCCCTTGCGTCGTAG
- the nucS gene encoding endonuclease NucS, translating into MRLVIAHCSVDYVGRLKAHLPLATRLLLVKADGSVLVHSDGGSYKPLNWMSPPASLRVSSPDEVDLELGVVEQWTVQSAKTDDRLIINIHEKISESSHDLGVDPGLIKDGVEADLQRLLAEQIETLGQGYSLIRREYFTAIGPVDILARDADGATVAIELKRRGDIDGVEQLTRYLELLNRDPLLAPVRGIFAAQQIKPQAKVLANDRGIDCVTLDYDAMRGVDDSESRLF; encoded by the coding sequence GTGCGTCTTGTCATAGCCCATTGCTCCGTTGATTACGTCGGCCGGCTCAAAGCCCATCTCCCCCTCGCCACCCGGCTCCTGCTGGTCAAGGCGGACGGCTCCGTGCTGGTGCATTCGGACGGCGGTTCCTACAAGCCGCTGAACTGGATGAGCCCGCCGGCTTCGCTCCGGGTATCATCCCCGGACGAGGTGGACTTGGAGCTCGGGGTGGTGGAGCAGTGGACCGTGCAGTCGGCCAAGACAGATGACCGGCTCATCATCAACATCCACGAAAAGATCAGCGAGTCCTCGCACGACCTCGGGGTGGACCCCGGGCTGATCAAGGACGGCGTCGAAGCGGACCTGCAGCGGCTGCTGGCCGAGCAGATTGAAACGCTGGGCCAGGGCTATTCCCTGATCAGGCGCGAGTACTTTACCGCGATTGGCCCGGTGGACATCCTGGCCCGGGACGCCGATGGTGCCACGGTGGCCATTGAACTCAAGCGCAGGGGGGACATCGACGGCGTGGAGCAGCTCACCAGGTATCTGGAACTGCTCAACCGCGACCCCCTGCTGGCACCGGTGCGCGGCATCTTTGCCGCCCAGCAGATCAAACCGCAGGCAAAGGTGCTGGCCAATGACCGCGGGATCGACTGCGTAACGCTTGACTACGACGCGATGCGCGGAGTTGACGACAGCGAATCGCGGCTCTTCTAG